One region of Spirochaetota bacterium genomic DNA includes:
- a CDS encoding HDOD domain-containing protein has translation MAILNLSQLVERFEQNEPISLSFYYPNENISKTLNALLAKILSNQDKIFLLDMMITILREIIVNATKANAKRAYFKKINLNINDPECYQKGIENFKKDIVGQLDSLEQDLKNNDLKVTITIKKQDDGIRFSITNPTPIHPVELARIKTRIEKAKQYLDFTQAYEDVYDDTEGAGLGIVLVILLLKNAGVDPSHYKIGTDGKITQVLLNLPNQLRPEKLTTTIKQQILEQIDGIPTFPDHIIQLLELCRRKDVEIKDITFSIMRDPALTTDVLKLANSAGFVPGKRIDNLSEAVMTIGLKNLESLLITISARKILDERFQKFEQIWDHCNKTASYARTIATQYRLNPIIEQVSLCGLLHDLGKIVLLSVNLELTNWIADLVSDRKIRTSTVMEEISIGISHSGIGQLIAHKWQFPQYLVEAIQWHHSPLSCDSKYKDHVAVTYLANLLCGIESRKYFYYYCEDAICRQFKIETEDEFNKLHKLCMDTYNKIAQ, from the coding sequence AAATGAACCGATAAGTCTTTCATTTTATTATCCCAATGAAAATATATCAAAAACATTGAATGCATTGTTAGCTAAAATTCTTTCAAATCAGGATAAAATATTCCTGCTTGATATGATGATTACTATATTACGAGAAATAATCGTTAATGCCACCAAAGCAAATGCCAAAAGGGCTTATTTCAAAAAAATTAATTTAAATATTAATGACCCGGAATGTTATCAGAAAGGTATAGAGAACTTTAAAAAAGATATAGTTGGCCAATTAGACTCATTAGAACAGGATTTAAAAAATAACGACTTGAAAGTTACTATAACCATAAAAAAGCAGGATGATGGAATACGATTTTCAATAACCAACCCAACCCCCATTCATCCTGTAGAACTGGCACGTATCAAAACACGTATTGAAAAAGCCAAGCAGTATTTAGACTTTACCCAGGCCTATGAAGATGTATACGATGATACTGAAGGGGCAGGGCTTGGAATAGTCCTTGTTATATTGCTCTTAAAAAATGCTGGCGTTGACCCATCACATTACAAAATAGGAACGGATGGCAAAATAACACAGGTGTTACTCAACCTGCCCAATCAATTACGACCAGAAAAACTTACAACAACCATAAAACAGCAGATACTTGAACAAATTGACGGCATCCCTACCTTCCCCGACCACATCATTCAGCTTCTGGAACTATGCAGAAGAAAGGATGTTGAAATCAAAGACATTACTTTTTCCATCATGCGTGACCCTGCACTCACTACCGATGTGTTGAAGCTTGCAAATTCAGCTGGATTTGTACCTGGCAAACGCATTGATAACTTAAGTGAAGCAGTCATGACCATTGGTCTGAAAAACCTTGAATCATTGCTTATTACAATAAGTGCTCGAAAAATACTGGATGAGCGCTTCCAGAAATTTGAGCAGATATGGGACCATTGCAATAAAACAGCATCGTATGCACGAACTATCGCCACACAATACCGGTTAAACCCAATTATTGAGCAGGTTTCTTTATGTGGGTTGCTCCATGATTTAGGCAAGATAGTACTTCTTTCGGTTAATTTAGAGCTTACTAACTGGATAGCTGACCTTGTATCTGACCGCAAAATTCGTACATCAACCGTAATGGAAGAAATTTCAATAGGCATAAGCCATTCAGGCATTGGACAGCTTATTGCTCACAAGTGGCAATTCCCACAATATCTGGTTGAGGCAATACAGTGGCACCATTCACCATTGTCATGTGATAGCAAATATAAAGATCATGTTGCTGTTACCTATTTAGCCAATCTTTTGTGCGGGATTGAATCACGGAAGTATTTCTATTACTATTGTGAAGATGCAATATGTCGACAATTCAAAATAGAAACAGAAGATGAGTTCAACAAACTGCATAAACTCTGCATGGATACCTATAACAAAATTGCTCAGTAA